The Vibrio crassostreae genomic interval TCAAGCGGAAGCAATAGTTAGCGAAGAAAGTGCGGCATTCATGAGTTGGATGCGTTCACTGCAAGCGGTAGACAGTATTCGTGACTATCGCAAATCGGCCAATGAAATCCGAGAAGAATTATTAAGTAAGAGTTTACAATCACTTGCCGCTGGCGGTGACCCTGAGAAAGTCTTACTTGAGCTAAGTAATAAGCTCACAAACAAATTGATCCATGCTCCAACGCGTGCACTTCAAAGTGCAGCTGAGCAAGGAGAACCTGCAAAATTAATGGTCATTAGACAGAGTTTGGGCTTAGAAAACCCTCAATAATATTAGACCTCCAACAGAATAAGACATTATGAAAGCCTCGATTCTAGTAAAGCTTGAAACACTTGTTGAACGCTATGAAGAAGTTCAACATCTACTTGGTGATCCAGATGTAATCGGGAATCAAGACAAATTCCGTGCACTTTCTAAAGAGTACTCTCAACTAGAAGAAGTGACGGCTTGCTTCCAGTCATACCAGCAAGCTCAAGAAGATTTAGAAGCTGCTGAAGAGATGGCAAACGAAGATGACGCTGAAATGCGTGAAATGGCTCAAGACGAAATCAAGGACGCAAAAGCGGCGATTGAGCGTTTGACGGATGAGCTACAGATTCTTCTGATTCCAAAAGATCCAAACGATGAGCGTAATTGCTTCCTTGAGATCCGTGCAGGCGCGGGTGGTGATGAAGCGGGTATCTTCGCGGGCAACCTGTTCCGTATGTACTCTAAGTTTGCCGAGAAGAAAGGTTGGCGCGTTGAAATCATGAGCAGCAATGCTTCTGAGCAAGGCGGTTACAAAGAGATGATCGCTAAGGTTAGTGGCGACGCTGTTTACGGCACAATGAAGTTTGAGTCAGGTGGTCACCGTGTACAACGTGTACCTGAAACTGAATCTCAAGGCCGTGTTCATACGTCAGCATGTACTGTTGCAGTTATGCCGGAAATCCCAGAAGCGGATCTGCCAGAAATTAAAGCGGGCGACCTTAAAATTGATACCTTCCGTGCATCGGGCGCAGGTGGTCAGCACGTTAACACCACGGATTCAGCAATCCGTATTACTCACTTACCAACGGGTACAGTAGTAGAGTGTCAGGACGAGCGTTCTCAGCATAAAAACAAAGCGAAAGCGATGGCTGTTCTTGCTGCTCGTATTGTTCAAGCAGAAGAAGAGCGCCGAGCGGCAGCTGTTTCTGATACACGTCGTAACCTACTAGGTTCTGGTGATCGTAGTGACCGTATTCGTACGTACAACTACCCACAAGGTCGTGTTTCGGATCACCGTATCAACCTTACTATTTACCGTCTTAACGAAGTGCTTGAAGGTGATATGCAAAGCTTGCTTGATCCTGTACTTCAAGAGCACCAAGCCGATCAACTTGCTGCACTTGCAGAGAACAACTAACCTGTATGCAGTCAGCATATACGGTTGAAAGTGCTTTAAAAGCAGCAATCGTAAAGCTTCAAGAGGGTGATAACACATCACCCTCTATTGATGCTGCGGTACTGCTTTGTCACGCCTTAGATAAACCAAGATCTTACCTACTTACCTGGCCTGAGAAGCACCTCACTTCAGAGCAAGAGTCTGAATTTAACGTCCTTATAAAACGTCGCTTAACCGGTGAGCCTGTGGCTTATATTATCGGTGAGCGTGAGTTTTGGTCACTGCCGTTAAAAGTTTCTCCTTCTACCTTAATTCCACGCCCAGATACTGAGCGTTTGGTTGAGGTGGCTTTGGATAAAACTTACGGCAAGCAAGGTGCGATTCTAGATTTAGGGACAGGTACAGGTGCTATCGCGTTAGCATTGGCGTCAGAGATGCCGAACCGACAGGTAACGGGTATTGATCTTCGCCCTGAAGCGCAGCAGCTGGCGACAGAAAATGCGAAGCGCTTAAACATCACCAACGTTACGTTTTTACATGGCAGTTGGTTTGAGCCTTTGAGCTCTGAAGAAGCTGTGAAGTTCTCTCTGATTGTCTCTAACCCACCTTATATTGAGAAAGATGATCCTCATTTATCTCAAGGGGATGTGCGTTTTGAGCCAATTACCGCATTGGTTGCTGAAGAGAAAGGACTGGCTGACATTCGCTATATTTCTGAAAATGCACGTGGCTTTTTGGAAAATGAAGGCTGGTTGGCGTTTGAACACGGTTACGACCAAGGCTTGGCGGTGCGTGAGATAATGCAGGCGCTCGGTTATCTCGATGTTGTCACAGAGAAAGATTACGGTGGTAATGACCGAGTGACATTGGGTCGTTACTGTTCATAGATAGTGACTGTCCATCGGCTGCGGTTAATCGTCTTGTGAGCAATAGATGATGAACTTGCTAAATTTATACCTTTAACTCGACAATACATTTCACCCTGTGATGCATTTAACGCAGAAATACAGAGCATTAACGGGTATTGTGTGGCTCGTGTTAACGAAAGCACATATAAAAATATAAAGGAATACCATGTACGAAGGTTTAAAACATTTTCACTTACTAACGATTGCGATAAGCGCACTGCTGCTTTCGATTCGTTTCGCTCTTATGATGGCTAACTCTCCAAAGCTTAAGCATCCTTTCTTGCAGCGTTTTCCTCATATCAATGATTCGTTGCTACTGCTATCGGGTATTGGTTTGATTTTTATCACCGGCTTTATTCCATTTACACCTGCAGCACCATGGTTAACTGAAAAACTAACCTGTGTTATGGCTTACATTGCATTGGGCTTCTTTGCACTTAAGCTAGGTAAGAACAAGCTATTGAGAGTTTTCTCTTTCTTCGGTGCACTTGGCTGGTTAGCAATGGCAGGCAAAATCGCAATGACCAAGACGCCAACATTTTTCGGTTAATTATCTCCTTATTTTCGGTTAACTATCTATGTACGAATTTTTTGATGAAGACTTTGACCAGCTAGAATTAGCTGAAGGTGCATTGATCTTAAATAAAGCGATTAACCCAGAAACCCAAGACAGTTGGGCTGAGCAAGAGCTGGCAAGATTGTTTAAAGAAGCTGAGTTTGCTTTGGTTCATGAAACCGACGAACAGCAGAAGTTTGAGTCTTTTATTCGACTATTCTTCTACGAGTGGGGTTTTGCTGGCGATAAGGACGCGTACTTCTCTTCAGAAAACGCATTCATTGATAAAGTGCTTGAGAGAAAGAAAGGCATTCCAGTGAGTCTGGGGGCGATCTTTCTTTTTCTAGGTCGCAAGCTAGGCTTTCCTGTAGAGGGCGTCTCTTTCCCGACTCAATTCTTACTTAAAGTAAGCTGGTACGGGCAAGCTGCGGCCTACATTAACCCTTATAACGGTGAGTACGTTGGCGAACAAACGTTGCGAGCATGGTTAATTGGGCATGATGGCCCATTAGCTAAGGTGAAACCTGAGCACTTGGAAGTCGCCGACCATCCAACAATTATTGGTAAGTGGTTAGCTCTGCTCAAGAGTGCACTGCT includes:
- the prfA gene encoding peptide chain release factor 1 → MKASILVKLETLVERYEEVQHLLGDPDVIGNQDKFRALSKEYSQLEEVTACFQSYQQAQEDLEAAEEMANEDDAEMREMAQDEIKDAKAAIERLTDELQILLIPKDPNDERNCFLEIRAGAGGDEAGIFAGNLFRMYSKFAEKKGWRVEIMSSNASEQGGYKEMIAKVSGDAVYGTMKFESGGHRVQRVPETESQGRVHTSACTVAVMPEIPEADLPEIKAGDLKIDTFRASGAGGQHVNTTDSAIRITHLPTGTVVECQDERSQHKNKAKAMAVLAARIVQAEEERRAAAVSDTRRNLLGSGDRSDRIRTYNYPQGRVSDHRINLTIYRLNEVLEGDMQSLLDPVLQEHQADQLAALAENN
- the prmC gene encoding peptide chain release factor N(5)-glutamine methyltransferase produces the protein MQSAYTVESALKAAIVKLQEGDNTSPSIDAAVLLCHALDKPRSYLLTWPEKHLTSEQESEFNVLIKRRLTGEPVAYIIGEREFWSLPLKVSPSTLIPRPDTERLVEVALDKTYGKQGAILDLGTGTGAIALALASEMPNRQVTGIDLRPEAQQLATENAKRLNITNVTFLHGSWFEPLSSEEAVKFSLIVSNPPYIEKDDPHLSQGDVRFEPITALVAEEKGLADIRYISENARGFLENEGWLAFEHGYDQGLAVREIMQALGYLDVVTEKDYGGNDRVTLGRYCS
- a CDS encoding SirB2 family protein, encoding MYEGLKHFHLLTIAISALLLSIRFALMMANSPKLKHPFLQRFPHINDSLLLLSGIGLIFITGFIPFTPAAPWLTEKLTCVMAYIALGFFALKLGKNKLLRVFSFFGALGWLAMAGKIAMTKTPTFFG
- a CDS encoding SirB1 family protein; the protein is MYEFFDEDFDQLELAEGALILNKAINPETQDSWAEQELARLFKEAEFALVHETDEQQKFESFIRLFFYEWGFAGDKDAYFSSENAFIDKVLERKKGIPVSLGAIFLFLGRKLGFPVEGVSFPTQFLLKVSWYGQAAAYINPYNGEYVGEQTLRAWLIGHDGPLAKVKPEHLEVADHPTIIGKWLALLKSALLREERYTLALKCTDLALTFVPDDPYEIRDRGFIYQQLDCHQVAATDYQYFIDQCPDDPASELLKSQVNVMNEKTVVVH